The genomic interval TCGCCTTCACGGGGTCTCCCTCGATGGCGATCATGAACACCACCGATAAGGTCATGACCAAGCGGATATTGAAAGCCTGCGGGATCAGGACCCCGGAATACCTTATCTACGAAGGTTCGGGGCATTTCAATCCGGGGTGCCTGCGGTTTCCCCTTATCGTCAAACCACGGTTCGAGGACGCCAGTGTCGGTATCGACCAGGAATCCATATTCAGCGGGGAAAAGAAATTGAAGGAGAAACTCCCCGTGCTTTTCAAACGGTTCGGTCCCCTGCTGGTCGAGGAGTACATCGAGGGAGATGAATATAATGTATCGCTTTTCGGACATCCCGTCCCCCGCGTGATGCCCGTGGCGGAAATAGATTTCTCGGCCTTTCCCGGGGAACTGCACCGCATTGTCGGCTACCGGGCAAAATGGGATGAAACGTCCTTTGAATTTCATCATACGCCGCGACGATTTCCTGATGACCTGAGCCCGTCGCTGCGGAACAATCTCGAAGCGACGGCCCTTGAGTGTTTCCACATTTTCATGCTGCGTGATTACGGGCGTGTCGATATCCGGGTGGACCGGAACCAGCGGCCCCATGTACTTGAAGTGAACGCGAACCCCTGCATAAGCCCCGACGCGGGATTCCCGGCATCCCTGGCACAGGCCGGGATATCGTACCGTGACATGATCAGCCATTTCATCACGTTCGCCGCACGGCGCTCATCAGCCCATGATCAGACCCGTTAATCCTTCCGACAGAGAACAGATCCTGAGCATCCTTGGCGGGTGGGACGCCTTCAACGAAGAGGAGGTCCTGGTCGCCATGGAGCTTGTCGACGATGTTCTTTCAAAAGGGAAGAACAGCGATTACCTGATCTTTTGCGATGTTGACGGCAGGGAGCGTGTGGAAGGCTATATCTGTTTCGGTCGGATCCCCCTCACCGATTTCTGCTATGACCTGTACTGGATAGCCGTGGACCGGAGCAGCGCCCGGCGGGGCGTGGGGAGGAGACTCCTTACGTTCATGGAGGAAGATGTTCGTCACCGGGGCGGCAGGAAGGTCTATATTGACACATCGTCCACGTCCGGATACGGGCCGGCCAGAGATTTTTATGAACACCACGGGTATCGGGTCGTCTGCACGATCAGGGACTTTTATCGGGATGGAGACCACAAGGTATTGTATTGTAAAGAGATATGAAACACGAAAATCCACACATGCAAGGAGCAGGTCAGGTATGGAAGACATTTTGATCAAATGCGTTCAGTGTAACCGGGAGTTTGTCTTTTCGGCGGGCGAACAGAGTTTTTACCAGAGCAGGAATTTCACCTATCCGAAGCGCTGTCCCGAGTGCCGGAAGAAACGGTCTGATGAGAAAACCTCGGGCGGGAACACCAGAGAACGTCGAGCGAGCGGTCCTCGCGGTCGGGACCCGCTCTCCGTCTAAGAATAGTCACCCGGATGCGGACCCGTTGGGTCGATCGCCGGGGGCGACATTCGACGGGTGAGTCCGTTCTTGACTTTCCGTGCCGATTTTCCTAAACCTTTTTCATCAGCGATCTTCATGCCGGGCACATCTGTGTCCCGTTCACGGAAGGGAAAATGACGCCGTTCGGCGGGGGTGGAGGTGTGTCCGCCCTCGTCGCGGCAGAAGGAGGGAAGGATGAGTGAACTGTCACGATCGCAGGTGGTATGGAAGGTGCTTCGGGATGCGGCGGAAACAATGCCCGAAAAGATCGGGTATATCTGTCAGGGACGGGAGATCAGCTTCCGGGAGATGGATGAGATAACCGATCGAGTCGCGTCGGGTCTTTTACAGATGGGGTTCAAAAAGGGTGACCGGATCGGGATCATCGGGTTGAACCAGCTCGAGTGGCTCTATACCTATTTTGCCGCCGCGAAGATCGGTGCCGCCATAGTAGGCCTCAGCATCCGATACCGGGACATGGAGCTCGATTACATGATCAATCACTCCCAGGCGCGGGCGATCGTGACGATACCCGAGTTCTTCGTGACCGATTATGTCAAGTTCTTCGATGAGTTCCGGGGAAAAATACCCTCCGTCACGGAATTCGTGTTCATCGGGAAAACGGGATTTCCCGGGAGCTTTACCTTTGACCGGCTTCTCAATGCCGATGTGGATCGGGATGCCCTTGAGAAGTCCAAGGAGGCGGTGCGGCCCGATGACCTGATGATCATCATCTATACCTCGGGGACGACGGGAAAACCCAAGGGTGCCGCCATCTCTCACAAGAGCCAGCTTGCCGCGGCGCGGGCCCAGGCCGAACATATCAGGGTAACGCCGGATGACCTGATCCTGCTGCCCCTTCCCTTCAATCACGTGGGCGGTATCACCTGCGGCATCTGCTCCCTGCTGCTCGGACGCGGGTGCTGTGTCCTGATCCCCATGTTCACGCCCGATGAAATGATCGACCTTGCCGTTCAGTACAGGCCGACGGCCTTTGCCGGAGTGCCGACGATCCACACGCTTCTCCTGATGAACGAGAAATTCAAGGGGTGGGATAAGAGCAGCGTCAGGCTCGTCATCACCGGCGGGTCGAACGCGGAACCGGAGCTGCTTCGGCAGCTTTCCGAGGCCTTTTCCAACGCGCTCCTGATGAACCTCTACGGCCTGAGCGAGGCTTCCGGCGCCGTTATCATGAGTCCCGAGGACAGCGATTTCGAGCATACGGTCCTGAGCATCGGTAAAACCATCGGTGATTTCCGGGCGCGGGTCATCGATATGGACGGAACGGTCCTGCCAGCCGGCGAGATAGGCGAACTCTGCATTGCCGGTGACTGTGTCGTGGGCGGGTACTTCCGGATGCCCGAGGAGACGGCCGAGACCATTGACCGTGAGGGATGGCTTCATACGGGTGATATGGCATCCATCGATGAAGAGGGATACGTGGTCCTGAAGGGCCGGAAAAAAGAGATGTACATCACGGGCGGCTTCAATGTCTATCCCGTCGAGGTGGAGAATCTCCTGTCGAAACACCCGAAGGTGATGATGGTTGCCGGGATCGGTGTTCCCGATCCCGTTCTCGGTGAGGTGGGACGATATTACATCGTTCCCCATCCGGGCACGGAGCCGACGGCTGAGGAGATCAAGGAATTCTGCAGGCAGAACCTGGCCGACTACAAGGTGCCGAAGCAGGTCGTCTTTCGGGAGCAACTCCCCCTGACGCCGCTTGGAAAGATCATGAAATCACAGTTGAAAGAGAATTTTATCGCCACGGGCGAATAGGGGGCGCCTCACTCCAGCATTTCCCAGCCGCCGATATCCGGCGGCGCGTCCTGTGATGGGAGGGTGTCCCAGTCGGGCCAGCTCGTGTTCTGCCGGAAGACGGCGTTCGCCGCCTCATCGACCGTTTCAAAGGAGGCGAGCCATATCCCGCCGATGCAGAGCTTTATCATGTCGAACGCCGTTTCATCGGGTTCGATGGAAAAGGTGCCCACCGGTGTTCTCAGTATCAGGATCATCGATCACCCCTGCTGTTGACTTTTGCGGTGAGAAGGAGTATATTGCGCCAACGAAATTCGCGGAAGCGGGTTTCACACAACAATACACAAAAGGAGTTGTTCGTGGAAGCGTCTGACAATCCGCTCGGTTATGGGTAACCAGGGCCCGTGACTGTCCCCGCCGTTGATTATCATGTAATCATGGGTCTTCTCACCCGTAACCTTTAAAGCTTATTACCACATTTCCGGAACCGAAAGAACGGACGGTATGCCGTCTTCCCTGATCGGTCTGCCTCGTGGCAGGGACCGGTTTCATCGGTGCCGGATCGGACACGCTTGTGTCCGCAGGCGACACGAACCGCCCCTGCGAAGGAGGTTCGCTGTGATTCTCAAGTTAATTCTTATATTTGCCTCGGGTATTGTCGTCGATCTTCTCCTGACGAGATATACCAGCGCCGTGGCCCAGAAAAAGATCGCCTGGGCGACGATCCTGAGCGGCACCATCACGATCGTGAATTTTACCCTGCTGACCCTCATTCTCAAGGACAGCGCCACGAACGGGATGTTCAACATCATGGCCTTTGCCGGGGGAAACACCCTCGGTACTTACATAGCCCTGAAAAAGGCGTGACCCCCGAACCGCGTCACAGCATCTTTCTGACAGCCGCCGCGATCTTGTCCGGCGACGGCAGCATGGCCGTTTCAAGAACTTTTGCATACGGAATGGGGCATTCCGGTGCGGCGATCCGGACCGGGGCCGTCCTCAGCACCCCGAACCCGGCCGAAGCCACCCGCGCGAGCACCTCTGCGCCGATACCGCCCGTGCAGGGCCCTTCCTCAACCGTTACAAGCCGCCCCGTTTTCTTGACGGATCGCAGGATCGTCTCGCCGTCCAGGGGGTAGAGGGTGCACAGGTCGATGACCTCAACGGCGATCCCCTCTCTTTCGAG from Deltaproteobacteria bacterium carries:
- a CDS encoding D-alanine--D-alanine ligase: MGKSLIGIVHNVPRAEGYDFTDSSQDVLVQVGSVEKALGELGYSSRRIPFTRDVDRFVGDVRREKIGLAFNLCETVDEEPLFAGHAAAVMELLDIAFTGSPSMAIMNTTDKVMTKRILKACGIRTPEYLIYEGSGHFNPGCLRFPLIVKPRFEDASVGIDQESIFSGEKKLKEKLPVLFKRFGPLLVEEYIEGDEYNVSLFGHPVPRVMPVAEIDFSAFPGELHRIVGYRAKWDETSFEFHHTPRRFPDDLSPSLRNNLEATALECFHIFMLRDYGRVDIRVDRNQRPHVLEVNANPCISPDAGFPASLAQAGISYRDMISHFITFAARRSSAHDQTR
- a CDS encoding GNAT family N-acetyltransferase gives rise to the protein MIRPVNPSDREQILSILGGWDAFNEEEVLVAMELVDDVLSKGKNSDYLIFCDVDGRERVEGYICFGRIPLTDFCYDLYWIAVDRSSARRGVGRRLLTFMEEDVRHRGGRKVYIDTSSTSGYGPARDFYEHHGYRVVCTIRDFYRDGDHKVLYCKEI
- a CDS encoding zinc-ribbon domain-containing protein produces the protein MEDILIKCVQCNREFVFSAGEQSFYQSRNFTYPKRCPECRKKRSDEKTSGGNTRERRASGPRGRDPLSV
- a CDS encoding AMP-binding protein, with protein sequence MSELSRSQVVWKVLRDAAETMPEKIGYICQGREISFREMDEITDRVASGLLQMGFKKGDRIGIIGLNQLEWLYTYFAAAKIGAAIVGLSIRYRDMELDYMINHSQARAIVTIPEFFVTDYVKFFDEFRGKIPSVTEFVFIGKTGFPGSFTFDRLLNADVDRDALEKSKEAVRPDDLMIIIYTSGTTGKPKGAAISHKSQLAAARAQAEHIRVTPDDLILLPLPFNHVGGITCGICSLLLGRGCCVLIPMFTPDEMIDLAVQYRPTAFAGVPTIHTLLLMNEKFKGWDKSSVRLVITGGSNAEPELLRQLSEAFSNALLMNLYGLSEASGAVIMSPEDSDFEHTVLSIGKTIGDFRARVIDMDGTVLPAGEIGELCIAGDCVVGGYFRMPEETAETIDREGWLHTGDMASIDEEGYVVLKGRKKEMYITGGFNVYPVEVENLLSKHPKVMMVAGIGVPDPVLGEVGRYYIVPHPGTEPTAEEIKEFCRQNLADYKVPKQVVFREQLPLTPLGKIMKSQLKENFIATGE